The stretch of DNA cttggcaaagacaaggaagaaggatcaacaagttgtcacgctcatccaccaatgtttggatgataccatgtttgagaaggtggcagatgctaccacctcaaaggaagcttgggagatcttacaaaattctcttcaaggagTTTACAAGGTGAGtaaggtaaaacttcaaactttaagggctgattttgaagttttaaaaattgAAAGAATCTGAATGCATttcggattattgttcaaaagtgaaggctaTTGTAAATCAACTAAGAAGATACGTAGAGGCCATAAAATATGTCCATGTAGTAGAAAAGATCCTTCGTACTTTAACACCAAAAATTAattttgtggtgtgtgctattgaggaTTCTAAAGAATTAGACTCTATGATGGTAGAGCAATTGGAGGGCTCTTTACATGCCCACGAAGAAAAGATTAAAAGGAGACAAGAAGTGCCATTGGAGCAATTTCTTAAAACTCAGGCATCTGATCACGTCCAAAGCACacctcaacatagatatgaaatgGTCGTATGTAATAATAAAaatccaactaagagtcggggtcaaatCTATATGGATCTAAAATGAGAGTTAtgggtatatatttcaatttgcacaattggattatctagattgcacttctaCAATAAagatttgttttatatttttaatgttactctaatgattgcaaaataaagaaagaagactagagataattatttttaaggTTTTTTTTCAAATGGATAAAatgcctagggttgtgaccttgACCTAGGTGtatgcctaatgggataaagactttaatacttgttttgtcgattggggtgtattatagctctcaactctcaATTACACACGCACTACCTCTCTGTCAGAgaatggttttgcccaatttggctttcttaagaccaaatgggtatcaccctaaatagttgataagatctcaagtcgggttattactatctctaggttgaaccctttaattgggttaatcaatctctcaattgacccaattcattgttagctaagttatcctagattagctctctctttttcaagtagagacagtcaaataggcatgaaataatatttgtaaccattaattctataattaaagCATGCattaagctaaataatcaacacacactcataaacaaacactaaattagatacccataaggtttacacactagggttgggtcacaatcctagtaaaagtctagctactcatcatgggatttgaagaaaataaggaagaaaaactaattaaactcataatggaagcttaaaatgattatatctattgtaaatacaccaaagTAAAGTAAAACTTCCTAAGATattaaagaaaaatggctacaacaacttcaaaggttcaaacttgacctaattttgtgaaactcgtctatttatacaaggctgaaaattgCGAACAAAAATGCTCGTCGGGAGGTTCTGCGATCGaacaattccatgtgcagtccgcagatttcttcatctgacAGGAACTGGAGTTCTGTGGCTGTATATTTCTGAActacggccgcacatttctggactgcggccgcaaggcaacACTTTTGCGGTCCTCATAATTAGGGTTGCGGCCGCAAGGCACACTTCTGCGGCCCCACAAATCTTGTACGGTCCGCAATTCACAGAACCTCCTGACTTGGTCTTTTTTCATTCTCTCTTATCTTCGACTCTTAGCCCagctttgcggccgcacaattcatgtacgGTCCGCAATTTATGCAAATGTCTGCtagatttttcttctttgtttgcgGACGCATATGGAATTTTGTGGTCCACAATTTGTTCTGCGaaccgcacatttgtgcttctgcgccctttattgTCTTGTTCTTTGGAATACTCTtttttgagtcagatttcatatcgggagtccaacttccaacattcctactATTTTTGCATAATTTTATTAGTTACGAGAACACAATTTAATGACTTTAGACTACAactaaagctaaaaggcgctaataagcaatcaaaatctgcacatatcaactcccccaaacttaagtctttgcttgtcctcaggcaaataaattagttctcacctccaaaagttaagggtcatttcagcgagtcaaaggtgagccatccacacattagttgggaccaacaattacccacaatactcatgtatcatcaacaaggcgacaagttaaacattcatgcaaatatagttctaatgtgacatttgagcttcaagaattgagtttactcatcaaggactcttgctctatcatgttGGTCATGGTGgaatccaaactcttcctcctctactttccatttgcctgGCTCACTTAATAAATTTAGTACTCAATCCAAGGATTTATCAaaagttcactcatctctctcaagagaatgtcgcaagtacgactttaagtaccataggtttgcccttcatgtagatcgccactaatgtaaacCCACTCAGCTTGAAATCAAGTAGAACTtatttcgggatgtaatgaaggcttttggattagggagGGATACAGTATGAGTAAGTGgctacacctttccttaagcactccatttttcatTTCTCGTCTCAcattttgccaattctttgatgcactttcttttccttggggaactagagagacttaacatcactctttcttgatcatttcatTCATTTTATCCCTTTTTGGTTTCTCCATATTTGGGATCATTgcctctctttgaatcccttccactcttccacttattcacttttgttttcttttttttgtgcttttctttttgttcttttctttttcttgcctttccttttcatcatttcttttctcttctttttgttacctgatacctttttcaagttccttgtctctcccccaaacATACATTTTATCCAtctgtttcacaagagtgttaaggaaagctagGGTttcaagagagggtcacgacaaaacgggtacaggcttgtaacatggttatcaaatgagaaaggctcgaggctcaaaggggttaactagggttaacaacattggtaggcaatagaaaattcaaacgggccaaggaaagcctaaatcacttctcaagctaagaaaaacttaagattttgccttaaaatacattcggggcaagttctagacctcttgcacgggtacttggactagcaacaaagcaTATCACCCCTCATGAAactagattgttaaagagaatagagttgagggcccacaacgaccacattcaagattgaaaattacTATGGTTCAATGaaaccactcgatggttgccaaagtcaacacaaaagTCACAacgtcactaactagagctattgtTTTTAAAAACCCTGTTTCTAATCATAAGTACgtagttaagtatgttggtaccaattgaagcatgtttgactcttcgagcataacttaattaggtctttttattcattacaactactattattacctaaacaccaaaaacgtaCCCATTCCCTTAATAAGGTTGTCAtgtcatccatcgttgggacgagtcacccgatTCATACAACGACTacttttggaaagaaccgtggcattaagaaaaccaaagtctTATTATCtattaaaacataaaaagaagctactaaatcaaacaaagtaactactaactcaaactaagactaacaaaggaacaaaaataaaaaatctaataaacaaaaactactaatgcacataatgagagaaaaagagagaacatatatataataagaaagaaaaagaaaataatatcatgttattacaggccaaatgtctcagaatgtaccaaatatgatcaataaactccaccccccccccccgaataaagataagcattgtccccaatgctttacaaaataagagtaaaaaggGGGAAATAGTGAAGAAAACTCCcgatggctccttggacatctctgtatccccagcaatgtcaccgccctcagtctcatccaactgaatctcatcatcatcaactctAGGTGTGACTGCGTTGGTGAACATCTAACGCACTGCCTCGGCAGTGTCGGCAGCAAGgtttggctcctcagactggccagctggtgccagtGGTGTTGATGGTGCTGCAGGATATGAGCCTGAAGGGTGTGGGTCAATTAACATGTCAAAAGGGATATCTCCGGCTGTAGCAAGCTTGGCCACctatctccggagcttgtccactgacttcttgctggcctAGGACTTTCTCATCTTATTTACTTCTTTTCCCATCTCTTCTATCACTGACAcgtgttgtaccaaggtagccatgatggtgttctagttctctaggatcttcttcaatgtatcCTCAGCTATCGGGGGAAACCGAGGTGCCTGAACAgtagactgtgctgcaacagtactggattagtcagacagctttgcagttgCTGTCTGTATCAAGTTTTTAAGGCTCGCAAttatctgggagactcgcagtgtaGAAAGTGGggcagtaggcatgggcaccaGATTCAAAGCTGAGGTGGAATCTGTGTCAGGGACTGAAGATGATGTTGGCGCCACAGTACAGGAAGGCTCGGCCGTAGTGGATAGAACATCAACTGCCTCAGAAACTACCACaactggctcatcagactggcctgtggtggtagacgGCTGTCCTTTTCTCTTTGGGTTCGCATCCATAAgtgagtaccatgagaaaggcttcttcggcCTCACCTTTGTATTAAAATTCCTTGGTTCCACCACCGCATCAGTAAGATACTCTGTAATAGTGTAGGGGTACAGATAGGAAGAGTCATCCTGTCGGGAGatcactgagatgttggccgacatcacggcacccaaATTGATAGGGTACCCAGCCATAATAGAGGCAACTAAGACTGCCCGAGGAATCGGAAAGTGAGTCTCATTTTGACTCGGGTCCAGTCTGCTGCAGACAAATGATTACCACCATTTTGCTTCGAAGCTCAGTGTGCTTCTTTAGATAGGAACCCCAGCGGTGATCCATTGTGGTGGTGGTCCTGGTACAGCTAGAATCTCTGCTAACCAAGAATGAACTGCATCCCCAAGTGCACACTTTTCTAGGTATTCTTTTGGCTCGATATAATCATAGCCCAAGTATATGTTTAGTTTGTGCTGATCAAATCGCACTTTGAGGTTTCGCACTTTTGTCACCTTTGTCCCCTTTTTGATATGCGCCACATTAGCGTAGAATTCTCAGACAAGGTATTCGTTAGCATCCGCCACACTCTGGGGAAAGAACATCCACCCTTTGCGTTCTTTAAACTACATCAGCACGGCTGGCTTGTAACTCTCTAAATATGTCAGTAAGAACTGTGgcatctccccctctaccatcatcgaGTATGTCTTGAATAGGTGTATCATGTGTCATAGGGATGGGTGTTGCTGaaggctcagaagcctgactagtaCTTTACGATCCCTCAGAAATGTTGTGGGATTTCGATCCCTCAAAAATGATGTTGGATGAGGACGACTCGTCCCTAAGTTGAAATCTCCCTAACGGCCTGAATTGTACTGCCGATTGTTCCCGAACAGAGGATGAGTTGCCCTCTGATATGTCCCTAGACGCGTCGTATGAACTCATCTCAAAGAGATCTATACCTCTCTCTCTCCCGGCTATTGTCTTTTTTCTGATTTCCTTATGTTGAGCAAGAGGTAAAGCTCTCTTTCCTTGTCCCCAAGAAGGTTCACCCCTCTCTTTGGAAGTGTCGCCCTTGCCTCTAAATCTAATCATTGTCTGTATCAAGCAAAGGCAGTTGTTAGTTGCTATTCAATGTTCAGGCACACACAGGAGATATGCAAGAAAACACCAGAAAACACAGTGAGGGTCACAGACACTGTATGTTTGTAAGGTaaggatctgcggtccgcataattttctTGCGGTCGTAGATGAGgctttgcggaccgcacaattaagCTTTGCGGACGCAAAAGTGAAGTGTGGTCGGCACAATTTCCCTTGCGTCCGCATATCAGAAACCCAAAATATGCCAACTCTatgatgacagagaattggctaATGTGCGTCCGCAAcatgatttctgcggtccgcacaattaaactTGCGACTGCACATTGGAGTCACAAAGTGtagactctctgatgacagtGAAAGGGTTGTTCTACGGCCGTAatgggaattctgcggtccgcataatgttCTTGCGGCCGCAAACCCCTTCTTCACCAATGAAACCCTAGATCactttttgcggaccgcacaattaaaCTTCCGGCCGCAAAATTCAAAAAGACATGAACAGTCCCGTATTTCTATCTAGGTTTTGCAATTCTTGTAAAAAGTTTGACATGGTAACAACATAAAGGCATAAAAATACATTGACCAAGTCCCCATAGAACATGTACCAGTTAATCCACTACAAATTTACCCCTATATGAATGGACAATAGAATTCTATTGACAAatgacctaaaaatgacaaacaatctacaaattaaaagaaaacataaacaagaaattgaagcataccagatgaatGAGTGTGAAGAGTGACTGATCAAAGATGTTTTATGTGTGTACAGACAGGTTCACCAAGAAATTTCAAGAGACTACTGTGTTTGTGTTCAGAGAGGGAAAAAACGTAATAGTTGCCCTTAgccctctatttatactacttggtTTTCTAAGGGAAAGATGGGTGAGTGCAGCTGCACAATttaatgtgcggtccgcactttgttacctggggcttcatttttggtgtTACATCTGCCATCCGCAAAATTCTACGTGCAGCCGCAGATTTCCTCTTGCTGTCGCACATTGACCTTTTCTCTAACAGACTAACTTCAGAGAGATTGTATTTTGAATCCtccatttgtgcggtccgcaaggtAATTATGCTGCCGCAGTGCTCTTTTGCTACAACACTccaaattgtgcagtccgcacaaaACAACTGTGTTCCACACTTCTTTCAATACTTAGCCTCATTTTTGTCCACACttcctgtaagtcacactcagccCTGTAGCATACTTCAAATAAAGTTAGCATAAAAATagcacctaactacaaaagaaaaacagacgaaaggaaaagaaacatgggttgcctcccaataagcgcctaatttaacatcGCGACATGATgcagaataccatcaattgaacTTGATGACTGCCACGACTTGGCCATCTCTAACtcttcccaaatagtgcttcactcgGTGACCATTAACTCAGAATAATTCaatgtttttgttcttcaagtccaatgcaccaaaaggtgtcacacccacaatttcaaagggaccactccatttagactttagctttccgggaaacatcctcaaccttgagttgaacaCCAATACGAGATCgtcaccttgaactctttgttccaaatataTTTGTCATAAAGATatctcatcttttctttgtacaaggatgaacttgtGTAGGCATGGTACCAGAATTCATCCAATTCATTGAAATGtgcaatcaagattcaacttctttagagcccacatagccttgtgctcaagttccaccataAGATGACAAGCGTTTttgaacaccaaccggtatgacgacattccgataggtgttttgtaagtcgtCCGATAATCCCAttatgcatcatcaagcttcttggaccaatccgtccggatagcattcactgttttagacaaaatactctttatttcCCGGTTTGAGatttccacttgaccgctagcttgtgacCCCCCATAGCTTataatagcccgcggagtaccaatccttgtgaaaatattcttcttcaagaaatccaccacacttcttgcttcattgttgggtagagtaACGGCCtccacccatttggacacataatccaccccGATCAAGatataggtgtttccacaagaactcacaaacgAACCCATGAATTCAATACCTCACAcaacaaaaatatcaatctccaacaTGGTGGTGaaggggcatttcatttttcttttatattccaccagccctttgacattcatcacatcttttcattaaatcactagcatccttgtaaagagtgggtcAATATAAACCACAACCAAGAACTTTGGTTGTTGTTCTCGCTCCATCATGATGACCACCACATGGAGAATAGTGACAatccccaagaatttcaccttgctcttattctgatacacatcttctaatcaccacATCCGTACAAATCAGGAAAAAATATGGTCCATCcaaataataatcttgacaatcccatttgagcttcttccttttgtttgaaaagaactcatccgggatgataccaaacacaaggaaatttgctagatatacaaaccatggcacctctttcaatGAAATATCCAACCGATGCTCATCGGGgtaggagtcattgatttcaaggctatCATGCGCCCTCCCATCCTCCTcgaaacgagacaagtggtctgccacttgattttaactcccttttctatcttggatgtcaatatcaaactcttgcaacaaaagcacccatatcATCAACCTAGATTTGGAAtttttcttgctcataagataacgaagcactgcatgatccgtgtggacaataacctttgcacccatcaagtacgggcagaacttctcaattgcaaagaCAATGTCAAGAAGCTCTTTGTCTGTAACGATTTAGTTTAATTGTACACTATTCATGGcattactagcatagtagaccggatgaaaaatcttgttgatgtgttgccccaaaatagccccaaccgctacgtcacttgcatcgcacatgagttcaaaagggactcCAATTTTGAGCGGTGATAAtgagagtagttgtcaacttgaactttagcaattcaaaagctctcatgcaattatcattgaagttgaacttagcatcATTCTCAAGAagtttgcacaacgggttcaccaccttagagaaatctttgatgaaacacTGGTAAAACCcagcgtggcctaagaaactccgcacacctttCACCGAagatggaggtggaagtttataaATCACCTCTATCTTTTCCTTGTTAACTTCAATTTCGTTCTTTGAGCTTTTGTGgacaaggacaatgccttcctcgaccatgaaatgacacttctcccaattgagcaccaaatttgtttcttcacatcttgccaatactttatctaaattttcaagataatcatcaaaagaatatccaaccaccgagaagtcatccgagaaaacttcaaggtattcatccaccatgtccatgaagataaccatcatacacctttgaaaagtcaatgtacattgcacaaaccaaatggcatccacttgaaggaaaaagtaccatagggacatttAAAGGTTATTTTCTCGTGATCCTtcggagcaataaggatttggttgtagccagaatacccatcaagaaagaaatagaaagcacgaccgaacaatctatcaagcatttgatctaaaaAAGAAAGTAGGAAATGATACTTCcttatgactttgttgagcttgtgatAGTCCATACATACTCTCCAACCGGttaccgttcttgtaggaatcaactcattcttttcATTAGTGACCACTGTCATGCCCACTTCTTCGGGACACATTGAAcaggagaagtccacgaactatcagaattacggtaaacaaccccggcatccaaccacttgataatctcctttttgacaacttcttgtatagcctcattgagtctcctttgatgttcaatagatggtttgtcGACTTCCTCCTAGTTGATCTTATGCAGGACAAATGTAGGTCTTATCTCCCTAATATCCGGCAATGTCCAcctaatagccttcttcctcttttgtagcaccgccaatgtagaatctaccttCACGTTAGTCAAACAATAGGAAAGAATAAACGGTAAAGTAGAACAATGGATAAacaattcataccgaagatgtgaaGGCAATGGTGTCAACTCCATGGcaggaggctcttcaatggaaggctttATAGGAGGAGTTGtcttattttcaagatccaaagatagtttctggggtgcataattgtacgaccccattccttgcaaagagttcacacactCCATGAAGCCATCcgtctcgtcatcatcaaagttgatcaagacggcctccaacatatcaccaatattgattgtggcacttgtatcatcaataataacatcagtcaccaagtccacaaaagaacacacctcattgctatttggttatCGTATGGACTGACACACTTGGAAAACTACTTGTTCTTctcccactcggaaggtgagtTCTCTGGCtccaacatcacaaagagccttccccgtagcaaggaaaactcttccaagaataatcggcacctcataatcgACTACACAATCTATAATAACAAAATCCAtcagaagaatgaatttatcaacacgaaccaacacatcctcaatgacccccaaaggtctcttcatagtacggtcggccatttgcaatctcatagaggtgggtcttggttacccaattcccaaggtcttgaaaactaaatagggcatcaaattgatacttttcccaagatcacaaagagctttagaaaACTCGCCATTtgcaattgtacaaggaatcgtgaaagcaccgggatcctccaacttaggagccattgaatgcacaattgcactcacttgatgagtgactttgatagtttcaaaattcattgacctctTTTTCATCatgagatccttcataaacttttcaTAACCGGGCATTTTTTTCAAAGCtttaactaatggcacattgattgagagactgtTCATCATTTTAATAAACTTTTTGAATTTATTCTCGCCATTTTGTTTggaaagtctttgagggtatggaggtggagtcTTAGCCAATGGTgtcttagccttttgcactaccagctctggtatgtcaataatgtgatccatTGATGGGTTCACCTCCTTTTGAGTCTCtttcacactatcatcaatatcaaacTGAACTTTATCATTTGATTGTACCACATTGTttgggacctcttcttcttgtaccacttgttcatcatccacacattgattttgaattgaggtgggtgcattcccacctcttccaacTTCTTTTAGtaatggccatggcatgccccacgttatttccaccctttgggtttaccactgtgtcacttggtagttccccttaaggacgagaatttagagcttgagagattttccccatttgaacttctaggttgcggatcgatgtgttgtgtgaggcgagttggggatccaaatcggcattcttttctatcatttgcttgaacatgttctaaATATGCCttatctcattgtttgaagaacttggtccgtgggaaggataaggaggcgggttgctcggttgttgatacatcgggggcctttgaaaacccgaccccctaTTGACTTAATTATTGTTCCAtctgccttgattgttaccccccctccccccaatttccttgattattgccactcgaatttccttgattattgttgttatgccaattcccttgattgttttcaccactccaatttccttggttgttaaaATTCCAATTGCgttgattattttgaggtctccattgttgttggtttgggccttggaagttgctTCGTTTCCTTGGAAAGTTGTtaacatattgcacctcctcttcttgttcattgtaagaatcgtcttgatcaaaaccactatcctcttgcacataattctccactcgatgtTGTACTTGTGGACCTTTGGTCCTTCTTTTGTTCACCATCAagttcactccctccatggcgTTGACTTGCTTatgattttgcacttgttgaagttcaTCCTTTGCTAATTGATTCATGGTGATAGTCAATTTGGTAATGGCTTGCctatggtcatgcaactctttgtgaaggtggatcatgttgggatcaccttgtggaacattagcctgGGATTTCCATGCCGATGAtgtttccgccatttcatctaaaatctcacatgcCTCCGTATAACGCGTAGTAATGAACTTCCcatcggcaagttgattcactacacattggttagTTGTGTTGATCCCATGATTCGTCATATCGTTGTTAGGGCATTTTTTAACCATTATTCTATAGTGTTCCCATATCTCATGTAGTGGTTTATTTGTCTCTTGCTTGAATGTCAAAATATCATCCCggagtgtagccatgtgccccggagagaagaactaagaaataaacttttctgccaactcatcccaagtgtgaatggaatggttcggcaaatgttccaaccaatctaaagctttcccccgtagagagaaggaaaaaatccttagcctcaatgcatcctagGAGACATttatttgtttgctcccccaacaagtgtccacaaaccctttcaaatgtttgtatgcattttgacttggagcaccggtgaagaaaccgcATTGCTCTagaaaagtgagcatcacattggtgatttgaaagttgcccgccctaatatggggagggactattgcactagcatatccttcattaggtaacacccggtgtggagccgctcgtggtggaggtggggtgaAACGGGGACATTGTCATGGGGCACTcgacctcttctattggcttgaggttcaagaggaacctcatcaacttgcCCATCCTCGACATCCACATACCCCAAAGTAATATTTTAGAGCTCATTGTTTGTCATGGTTGTACTTACGATttatcaaacaagttagtaacacggaaggaaaagaagatattccaaaaacacacccaaatatatagctaacaccgtttttaactccccggcaacgacgccaaataTTGATCACGTCCAAAGCACACCACAATAGAGATATAAaatggtcgtatgcaataatagaaacccaactaagagttgGGGTCGAATCTACAGGGAGCTACGATGGGaattaggggtatatatttcaatttgCGCAATTGGATTATCTATATTGTACTTTTACAACAAagatttgttttctatttctaatgtTACTCTAATGAtttcaaaataaagaaagaagactagagataGTTATTTTAAGGTTTTTTTTCAAATGGATAAAAATCCTAGGGATGTGACCTTGACCTAGGTGtctgcctaatgggataaagactgtAATGCATGTTTTGTCGATTGGTGTGTATTATATCTCTCAACTCTCAATTGCCCACTcactacctctcggtcagagaatgGTTTTGCCAATTTGGCTTTCTTACGACCAAATGGATATCACCCtaaatagttgataagagctcaagtcaagttattactatctctaggttaaaCCATTTAATTTGGTTAATCAAtatctcaattgacccaattccttgttatctaagttatcctagactaggttcctctttttcaagtagagactaagtcaaataggcatgaattaatatttgaaaccattaattctacaatcaaAGCATgcactaagctaaataatcaacacacaCTCATAAACATGCACTAAATTatttacccataaggtttacacactaagattgggtcacaaccctagtaaaagtctagctactcataatggggtttgaagaaaataaggaagaaaaactaattaaactcataatggaagcttaaaatgattaaatttaCTGTAATtacaccaaagcaaagtaaaACTTCCTAAGatggtaaagaaaaatggctactgCAATTTcagaggttcaaacttgacctaattttgtaaaactcgtctatttatacaaggttgaaaatttcggacaaaaatacccctcgagaggttctgcggctgcacaattccatgtgcggtccgtagatttCTTTATCTGGGAGGAATTGGAGTTCTATGGCCacacatttctgaactgcggccaTGAGGcattcttctgcggccgcacatttctggactgCGGCCGCAAGACAACACT from Nicotiana tomentosiformis chromosome 11, ASM39032v3, whole genome shotgun sequence encodes:
- the LOC138901842 gene encoding uncharacterized protein, with protein sequence MPWPLLKEVGRGGNAPTSIQNQCVDDEQVVQEEEVPNNVVQSNDKVQFDIDDSVKETQKEVNPSMDHIIDIPELVVQKAKTPLAKTPPPYPQRLSKQNGENKFKKFIKMMNSLSINVPLVKALKKMPGYEKFMKDLMMKKRSMNFETIKVTHQVSAIVHSMAPKLEDPGAFTIPCTIANGEFSKALCDLGKNCVVDYEVPIILGRVFLATGKALCDVGARELTFRVGEEQVVFQVATINIGDMLEAVLINFDDDETDGFMECVNSLQGMGSYNYAPQKLSLDLENKTTPPIKPSIEEPPAMELTPLPSHLRYELFIHCSTLPFILSYCLTNVKVDSTLAVLQKRKKAIRWTLPDIREIRPTFVLHKIN